The Candidatus Gracilibacteria bacterium genome window below encodes:
- the uvrC gene encoding excinuclease ABC subunit UvrC: MKSLYSHLPTCPGVYLMKNAKGSIVYIGKSNNLRARVRSYFVPNASLNFAKKKMIKFIMKIDYIETKSDIEALMLETNLIKKNQPKYNVLMKDGKNLSYITITSDIIPCLVKTRFKPTTGITKKSPGHSQDGVSPFTKGAEYFGPYSQYFDVRKYVRFVRKLFRLGNHESYQELQKTKGIPCIDTHLGLCPGHCTGDLAKIHIYLERIEQAREFLRGKHEGILADLREKMQQAAQKREFEQAQEYKGMIEQIEATGNRQIVRDVIDGDALVVTGLEKYGQVFISFVEVKNSMTVGVYEYRLENPLSEDIEDLFAHATLQYIGEHGILSEKKQTILFTDITLESCIEFAEFIASEKVLVKHPVRGEKVRLLEFAHTNLLNFAYRETMEGFKKATLGKKDMINLLNILFGEQRAKIKEKKEGIKNDIIFECFDISHSHGGHTVASKSVLVNGKPDSKRYKKYRIKTLKTGVIDDFASMEEILTRRTLAALRGENPWPDLIIIDGGKGQLGRALLAIQNAKSKMQNERIDSVILGLDPSIQVKQTIPYIISLAKREEEVFLPGQSGPVLLEKGSPELMLLQKIRDEAHRFAINYNRASREKGYTKTIFDELPGIGPVARRKILSQISRVEELQTWPLEKAEKAFGKKTALILQDHGILQG; this comes from the coding sequence ATGAAATCTCTCTACTCTCATCTTCCGACGTGCCCTGGTGTTTATTTGATGAAAAATGCAAAAGGAAGTATTGTCTATATTGGTAAATCCAATAATCTCCGTGCCCGTGTTCGGTCGTATTTTGTGCCCAATGCCTCACTGAATTTCGCAAAGAAAAAGATGATTAAATTCATTATGAAGATTGATTATATTGAGACCAAGAGTGATATCGAAGCACTGATGCTGGAGACGAATCTGATTAAAAAGAATCAACCAAAATATAATGTCCTGATGAAAGATGGAAAGAATCTTTCCTACATTACAATTACTTCCGACATAATCCCTTGCCTAGTAAAGACTCGATTCAAACCGACTACTTGAATAACGAAAAAATCCCCCTGACACTCACAAGATGGTGTATCCCCCTTTACAAAGGGGGCTGAATATTTTGGTCCATACAGTCAATATTTTGATGTGAGAAAATATGTCCGTTTTGTGCGAAAACTTTTCAGACTGTGAAATCATGAATCCTATCAAGAACTGCAGAAAACAAAAGGAATACCTTGTATTGATACGCATCTCGGTCTTTGTCCAGGGCATTGCACGTGAGATCTAGCAAAGATTCACATCTATCTCGAGAGAATCGAACAAGCGCGCGAATTCTTACGGGGGAAGCATGAAGGTATACTCGCAGACCTGCGGGAGAAGATGCAACAAGCGGCACAAAAACGGGAATTTGAACAGGCACAAGAATATAAAGGTATGATTGAGCAAATTGAGGCAACCGGGAATCGCCAAATTGTGCGAGATGTTATTGACGGAGATGCTCTCGTAGTAACAGGACTAGAAAAATATGGACAGGTATTTATTTCATTTGTGGAAGTGAAAAACAGCATGACGGTCGGAGTCTATGAATACCGACTCGAGAATCCACTGAGTGAAGATATAGAAGACCTTTTTGCTCATGCGACACTTCAATATATCGGTGAGCATGGTATTCTCTCTGAAAAAAAACAGACGATTCTTTTTACTGATATTACTCTGGAATCTTGCATAGAATTTGCTGAATTTATCGCTTCAGAAAAGGTACTCGTGAAACATCCAGTTCGAGGAGAAAAAGTTCGTTTACTTGAATTTGCCCATACCAACCTTCTTAATTTCGCGTATCGAGAGACTATGGAAGGATTTAAAAAAGCGACGCTCGGGAAAAAAGATATGATCAATCTTCTCAACATTCTTTTTTGAGAGCAAAGAGCAAAGATAAAAGAGAAGAAAGAAGGAATAAAAAATGATATTATCTTCGAATGTTTCGATATTTCCCATTCTCATGGGGGACATACGGTCGCGAGTAAATCCGTCCTTGTGAATGGGAAACCAGATTCAAAACGGTATAAAAAATATCGGATTAAGACTCTAAAAACTGGAGTAATTGACGATTTTGCTTCAATGGAAGAAATTCTTACACGACGCACGCTCGCGGCTCTTCGTGGTGAAAATCCTTGGCCTGATCTGATTATTATTGATGGAGGAAAAGGACAACTCGGGCGAGCTTTGCTCGCAATACAGAATGCAAAGAGCAAAATGCAAAATGAGAGAATTGATTCCGTCATACTCGGGCTTGACCCGAGTATCCAGGTCAAACAAACTATTCCTTACATCATCTCCCTCGCAAAGAGAGAAGAAGAAGTATTCTTACCAGGACAGTCTGGGCCAGTTCTTCTTGAAAAGGGGTCTCCCGAACTGATGCTCCTGCAAAAAATCCGTGATGAAGCACACAGATTTGCGATAAATTATAATCGTGCATCACGAGAAAAGTGATATACGAAAACCATCTTTGATGAACTGCCTGGCATCGGTCCTGTCGCTCGCCGAAAAATTCTCTCACAAATTTCTCGTGTAGAAGAACTTCAGACATGGCCACTGGAAAAAGCAGAAAAAGCATTTGGAAAGAAAACAGCACTTATATTGCAGGATCATGGGATTCTGCAGGGCTAG
- a CDS encoding endolytic transglycosylase MltG gives MYTRRALAQKKTKISLGVKLITTLIILVIYGFLWIIWTGSVGIKAYQKVTLPAGASASQLDTILEFPVSHTRYRLWYGLFGPELSLKQGTYKIDESVTTIGELFEALKNPVPTEDDIMLLPGWHKGEIASKMKEQGVIGDLLIEEQTLITTFTPKYPFLAGKTSLEGFLMPDTYRITGSASVEDVVGKMLQNFNRRIYQPFLETGKPLDAFYDVLTLASIVQEEEKSASNVPVVAGILKKRLREGMKLGADVSVCYEELIPGGECQKFVNKYYSNSREVRQAKNYRYDTRNIVGLPPTPIAGVTSDTFFATLNATADGTALFYLHDMQGILHTAATDAEHEQNKTTYLR, from the coding sequence ATGTATACTCGCCGAGCTCTCGCACAAAAAAAGACAAAAATTTCACTCTGAGTCAAGCTTATCACGACTCTCATTATCCTCGTTATCTATGGATTTCTCTGGATTATATGGACGGGCAGTGTCGGTATCAAGGCATACCAAAAAGTCACTCTTCCTGCTGGTGCGAGTGCCAGTCAGCTAGATACTATCCTCGAGTTTCCTGTCTCTCATACCCGTTATCGTCTGTGGTATGGACTTTTTGGGCCTGAATTGAGTTTAAAACAAGGAACCTATAAGATCGATGAATCAGTCACAACGATTGGTGAGCTCTTTGAAGCACTCAAAAATCCTGTTCCAACAGAAGACGATATTATGCTGCTTCCTGGTTGGCACAAAGGTGAGATAGCATCTAAAATGAAAGAACAATGAGTCATCGGTGATCTCCTTATAGAAGAGCAAACACTTATCACAACATTTACTCCAAAATACCCATTTCTTGCCGGAAAAACATCGCTTGAAGGATTTCTGATGCCGGATACCTATCGTATCACAGGCAGTGCTTCTGTAGAGGATGTTGTGGGGAAAATGCTTCAAAATTTTAATCGACGAATCTATCAGCCATTTCTCGAAACTGGGAAGCCGTTGGACGCTTTCTATGATGTCCTCACACTCGCCTCTATCGTCCAGGAAGAGGAAAAAAGCGCTTCCAATGTCCCAGTAGTAGCTGGTATTTTGAAGAAACGCCTCCGAGAAGGGATGAAGCTCGGAGCAGATGTCTCAGTATGTTATGAAGAGCTGATTCCAGGATGAGAGTGCCAAAAGTTTGTCAATAAATATTACAGTAATTCACGGGAAGTACGACAAGCAAAAAATTACCGATACGATACGAGAAATATCGTCGGCCTTCCTCCGACACCGATTGCAGGAGTGACAAGCGATACTTTCTTTGCGACACTCAATGCAACCGCTGACGGCACTGCCCTCTTCTATCTCCATGATATGCAATGAATTCTCCATACCGCTGCTACCGATGCCGAACATGAACAAAATAAAACCACCTATCTCAGATAA
- a CDS encoding 5-formyltetrahydrofolate cyclo-ligase, with product MNKIKPPISDKSTVRAEVKRRVSLLSEEEKNEGSKNICLQLIGLREIQNASRVYAYQSLSDEVCLDTLIKWALAQKKQVFVPNSAKQKGGFGGQTVGAGGKKTGGGNETIASFCPLNAFGTFGDKSTKSDIEVTSSSSVILAPGRAFTLSGKRIGRGGGWYDRFLKEYPNFYTIGVCFDCQIFPELPQDEWDIVVNKVITGKTKS from the coding sequence ATGAACAAAATAAAACCACCTATCTCAGATAAAAGCACTGTTCGTGCTGAAGTGAAACGAAGAGTCTCACTTCTCAGTGAGGAGGAGAAAAATGAGGGTTCAAAAAATATCTGTCTACAGCTTATTTGATTACGGGAGATTCAGAATGCTTCTCGTGTGTATGCGTATCAATCCTTGAGTGATGAAGTTTGTCTGGATACTTTGATAAAATGGGCTCTTGCTCAAAAAAAACAAGTTTTTGTTCCTAACTCTGCAAAACAGAAATGAGGTTTCGGAGGACAAACTGTTTGAGCGGGATGAAAAAAGACTTGATGATGAAATGAGACTATAGCGAGTTTTTGTCCTCTGAACGCTTTTGGTACTTTTGGCGACAAAAGTACAAAGAGTGATATTGAAGTGACATCTTCCTCAAGTGTTATTCTTGCCCCCTGAAGAGCGTTTACCCTTTCTGGAAAACGTATTGGTCGCGGAGGTGGTTGGTATGATAGATTTCTTAAAGAGTATCCGAATTTTTATACCATCGGTGTGTGTTTTGATTGCCAGATATTTCCTGAGTTACCACAGGACGAGTGGGATATTGTTGTAAATAAAGTTATTACTTGAAAAACAAAGTCATAG
- a CDS encoding ABC transporter substrate-binding protein, with protein MPEILPTPPVTNIRKWIFVSIVCGIIFIIFALIVFMSGSGKTAAGKGFNPVSKEVSIWTFGMDSKTLTALNAGFNTYLGRSDMKLDVRNFASYDDYIDILPRVINAGQSPDIIMVPNHGGYRFFDQYINSLGGNMVDFADFETRFHKLFFEELIFSEKEKVDGKDLIVQGLRGVPFGFEPMGIYYNRELVSQVPTQWDTFSEILKKTETPSSMSPVNLGQDALSPVSPTTKSPEEAEVPAFTNMGYGRETPASADIVALLIAQKKGAQNNYTSVNSIDSRAVIEYYLGFRRVPNNLNRFQSQFAETLTTTDLFVRGKIATLIGYPSTYQDIKIALQRAKQDGELSPTFLKNLRIATIPQEEIEPKKQTNLAKYTYFALTKDGKNRDKKDGKNDPAIKFVQFLLTKEAQNIFLKNITYSLPAQTIDLTENKDLKINPADTDFNMTINDWYVPTQTFVLYDMGIPHLFRAILKQAMGEPGTTATTVSGEISAYLTCKIGQLTDPATYSNACLCRTTLPINRNNYWPLCGQE; from the coding sequence ATGCCAGAAATTCTCCCAACACCACCTGTAACAAATATCCGAAAATGGATTTTTGTTAGTATCGTATGTGGTATTATTTTCATTATTTTTGCCCTGATAGTTTTTATGTCTGGATCGGGCAAGACGGCTGCTGGAAAAGGTTTTAATCCTGTAAGTAAAGAGGTATCCATATGGACTTTTGGAATGGATTCAAAAACATTGACGGCTCTGAATGCATGATTTAACACCTATCTTGGTCGAAGTGATATGAAGCTGGATGTGAGAAATTTTGCCTCCTATGATGATTATATCGATATATTACCGAGAGTGATCAATGCCGGACAGTCGCCAGACATTATCATGGTTCCCAATCATGGGGGCTATCGATTCTTTGATCAATATATCAATTCATTGGGATGAAATATGGTTGATTTTGCAGATTTTGAAACTCGTTTTCACAAGCTCTTTTTTGAAGAACTTATCTTTTCTGAAAAGGAAAAAGTGGATGGCAAAGATTTGATCGTGCAGGGGTTACGAGGAGTACCGTTTGGATTTGAACCAATGGGTATTTATTATAATCGTGAATTGGTTTCCCAAGTTCCGACACAATGGGATACGTTTTCTGAAATTTTGAAAAAAACAGAAACACCATCCAGTATGTCTCCCGTGAATTTGGGCCAAGATGCTCTTTCTCCAGTTTCTCCGACAACGAAATCTCCTGAGGAGGCGGAGGTACCTGCTTTTACGAATATGGGATATGGTCGTGAGACACCAGCAAGTGCTGATATTGTAGCCCTTCTGATAGCACAAAAAAAATGAGCACAAAATAATTATACGAGCGTCAATTCTATCGATTCTCGTGCTGTTATAGAGTATTATCTCGGCTTTCGTCGTGTACCAAACAATCTGAATCGATTTCAGTCACAATTTGCAGAGACTCTGACAACGACCGATCTCTTTGTTCGAGGCAAGATAGCGACACTAATCGGTTACCCGAGTACGTATCAGGATATCAAGATCGCTCTGCAGCGTGCAAAACAGGATGGAGAACTTTCTCCGACATTTCTCAAAAATTTGCGTATTGCTACAATCCCTCAGGAAGAAATCGAACCGAAGAAGCAGACAAATCTCGCAAAATATACGTATTTCGCACTGACAAAAGATGGTAAAAATCGAGATAAAAAAGACGGAAAGAATGACCCAGCAATTAAATTTGTTCAATTCCTCCTCACAAAAGAAGCTCAAAATATTTTTCTCAAAAATATCACTTATTCACTTCCTGCCCAGACGATCGATTTAACTGAAAATAAAGATCTCAAGATAAATCCTGCAGATACTGATTTTAATATGACTATTAATGATTGGTATGTCCCTACACAGACTTTTGTACTCTATGATATGGGGATACCTCATCTCTTTCGAGCAATCCTCAAGCAAGCAATGGGGGAGCCAGGCACAACAGCAACGACTGTTTCTGGAGAAATCTCTGCATATCTCACATGCAAGATAGGACAACTCACTGATCCTGCTACCTATTCGAATGCATGTCTCTGTCGCACGACACTTCCTATCAATCGCAATAATTACTGGCCTCTGTGTGGGCAGGAGTAA
- the serS gene encoding serine--tRNA ligase: MLSLSFIRENLDIVRAAIKNKSVKVDFDAFLALDDKRKPLQQQVESLRARRNELSASLKIPPTPLSQGGTNKPDPAIIEEAKKLKEELQILEKEYEVLESEHLALLKKIPNIPTPDTPIGHSEEDNVVVKEWGKIPKFSFTPRNHAEIAALHGWIDKERAGNVAGSRFAYLLGDMVLLQFALIQWVMSVLTNEEILKKVIANAGLKISSKPFTPVLPPYMIRTEPYDAMDRLEPREERYKIEGQDLWLQGSAEHVLGSMYIGEIFEEKQLPVRYIGYATSFRGEAGTYGKDMEGIIRMHQFDKLEMESFTTAETAHEEHLFLSAIQEYMMQELGIPYRKLQKCTFDIGKPNAKGADLEAWLPGQGKYRETHTADYMSDYQARRLQTRVRRENGELELIHTNDATAFACGRAMVAILENFQQKDGSVVIPAVLVPFLGKTQI, from the coding sequence ATGCTCTCCCTCTCCTTTATTCGTGAAAATCTTGATATCGTCCGTGCAGCCATCAAAAATAAATCTGTCAAAGTAGATTTTGATGCATTTCTTGCACTTGATGATAAGAGGAAACCCCTCCAACAACAGGTAGAATCACTTCGTGCTCGTCGCAATGAGCTCTCGGCTTCGCTCAAAATCCCCCCTACCCCCCTTTCTCAAGGGGGCACTAATAAGCCAGACCCAGCAATAATCGAAGAAGCAAAGAAGCTCAAAGAAGAACTTCAAATCCTTGAAAAAGAGTATGAGGTTCTTGAATCTGAGCATCTTGCACTCCTCAAAAAAATCCCCAATATTCCCACACCAGACACGCCAATTGGGCACTCTGAAGAAGACAATGTCGTCGTGAAAGAATGGGGGAAAATACCAAAATTTTCTTTTACACCACGCAATCATGCTGAAATAGCAGCACTTCACGGATGGATAGATAAGGAACGAGCTGGCAATGTCGCTGGTTCACGATTTGCGTACCTCCTGGGCGATATGGTACTCCTTCAATTTGCACTGATTCAATGGGTGATGAGTGTGCTAACAAATGAAGAAATACTGAAGAAAGTGATTGCCAATGCTGGTCTTAAGATTTCCAGTAAACCTTTTACCCCAGTGCTTCCGCCCTATATGATTCGCACTGAGCCGTATGATGCGATGGATCGTCTCGAACCACGAGAAGAGCGTTACAAGATTGAATGACAAGATCTCTGGCTTCAGGGAAGTGCTGAACACGTACTTGGCTCGATGTATATCGGAGAAATCTTTGAAGAAAAACAACTCCCCGTCCGCTATATCGGGTATGCAACCTCATTTCGCGGCGAAGCAGGAACGTACGGCAAGGATATGGAAGGCATTATCCGTATGCATCAATTTGATAAACTCGAGATGGAGAGCTTTACTACCGCCGAGACAGCGCATGAGGAACATCTTTTCCTTTCCGCTATCCAGGAATATATGATGCAAGAACTGGGCATTCCCTATCGTAAACTGCAAAAATGCACCTTTGATATCGGAAAGCCAAATGCCAAGGGGGCTGATCTAGAAGCATGGCTCCCAGGACAAGGGAAATATCGAGAAACCCATACCGCGGACTATATGTCTGATTATCAAGCTCGTCGACTCCAAACCCGTGTTCGACGAGAAAATGGTGAACTTGAGCTGATTCATACCAATGACGCAACGGCTTTCGCTTGCGGTCGAGCGATGGTAGCAATCCTAGAAAACTTCCAACAAAAAGATGGATCTGTCGTTATTCCAGCAGTGTTGGTACCATTTTTAGGGAAAACACAGATTTAG
- a CDS encoding exodeoxyribonuclease III, which yields MKLFSWNVNGIRAVMKKDFVGILQKLDADIIGLQEIKAKPEQIIAETDIIQSLGYECIFNSAERPGYSGTAVFTRIPPMAVMNRIGTEADNEGRTLALEFPDFYYITTYVPNAKDDLSRLPYRQEWDKAMCSFVKKLQTHKPVILCGDLNVAHQPIDLKNPKQNEGMHGFTHEERHGFDKFLDAGLVDIFREQHPGEEGLYTWWSNFGNARANNSGWRIDYFLASQNITHRIQNATIHPDVMGSDHCPVGMVIE from the coding sequence ATGAAACTCTTCTCCTGGAATGTGAACTGAATACGAGCTGTTATGAAAAAAGATTTTGTTGGCATTCTTCAAAAACTCGATGCTGATATTATTGGATTACAGGAAATTAAGGCAAAACCAGAGCAGATCATCGCAGAAACAGATATTATTCAATCTCTTGGGTATGAGTGCATCTTTAACTCTGCAGAACGACCTGGTTATTCGGGAACCGCTGTTTTTACGCGGATTCCCCCCATGGCTGTGATGAATCGTATTGGCACTGAAGCGGATAATGAAGGCCGGACACTTGCTCTCGAATTTCCTGATTTCTATTATATCACGACCTATGTTCCCAATGCAAAAGATGATCTTTCACGGCTTCCATATCGTCAGGAGTGGGACAAGGCAATGTGCTCATTTGTAAAGAAACTTCAAACGCATAAACCAGTAATTCTCTGTGGAGACCTCAATGTAGCCCATCAACCAATTGATCTGAAAAATCCAAAACAAAATGAAGGCATGCATGGTTTTACGCATGAAGAACGGCACGGCTTTGATAAATTCCTCGATGCAGGACTTGTCGATATATTCCGCGAGCAACATCCTGGAGAAGAGGGGCTCTATACGTGGTGGTCCAATTTCTGAAATGCACGAGCCAATAATTCTGGTTGGAGAATCGATTATTTTCTCGCATCTCAGAATATCACTCATCGTATTCAGAATGCTACTATTCATCCAGATGTGATGGGGTCAGATCATTGTCCAGTGGGGATGGTTATAGAATAG
- a CDS encoding site-2 protease family protein, with the protein MTLFLGILLALFVFFIVVFLHEMGHFLIARWSGVKVLEFGIGIPPRLKRIFRDKKGTEWTFNWFPIGGFVRLKGEDSTSLESKAKDAVPMAKWWKQVLILLAGVTMNFLLAGVIFGMLFSLGTSPIHVQIREFEPHSLISRLDHGTQLIPIFDTVAQAEIAGVLERKPGVLIDPVTGSIAEKGGIHAGDILLSVNGEIIQTPEDVLRILGTGRGQYIFSLLRDALPVEVMLTPVAGKVGVFVTPNIRLVEYQYKSLPEALYRGMLEVYHQIGFSFRTFGAIIVTSFSDTATQAEKKEATDGIGGPVAIGKVFVDMVRNGVDVRAVLVMIAMISLSLGVFNLLPLPALDGGRCLLVLVNQGIHCIAPRFKISPRIEQIIHSLGFILLIIASVLVTWKDIFTR; encoded by the coding sequence ATGACTCTCTTCCTCGGCATTCTTCTTGCCTTATTTGTATTTTTTATAGTAGTCTTTCTCCATGAAATGGGGCATTTTCTGATAGCACGATGGAGCGGTGTCAAAGTGCTCGAATTTGGCATCGGTATTCCGCCTCGTCTGAAGCGGATATTTCGTGATAAAAAAGGGACAGAATGGACATTCAACTGGTTTCCAATTGGTGGATTCGTTCGTCTCAAAGGGGAAGATAGTACCAGTCTCGAAAGTAAAGCAAAAGATGCAGTTCCGATGGCGAAGTGGTGGAAACAAGTCTTGATTTTGCTGGCAGGAGTGACGATGAACTTTCTTTTAGCAGGCGTGATATTTGGCATGCTTTTTTCTCTCGGTACATCGCCAATTCATGTCCAGATTCGCGAATTTGAACCACATTCACTTATCTCTCGATTGGATCACGGGACTCAGCTGATTCCTATTTTTGATACTGTTGCACAGGCGGAGATAGCGGGTGTTCTCGAGAGAAAGCCATGAGTACTGATTGATCCTGTTACCGGAAGTATTGCAGAAAAATGAGGTATACATGCAGGAGACATCCTCCTCTCAGTGAATGGTGAAATCATCCAAACTCCGGAGGACGTTTTACGTATTCTCGGAACGGGGAGGTGACAATATATATTCTCACTCCTTCGTGATGCATTGCCTGTCGAGGTTATGCTGACTCCCGTAGCTGGTAAAGTAGGCGTTTTTGTGACACCAAATATTCGTCTTGTAGAATACCAGTACAAATCCCTTCCCGAGGCGCTCTATCGCGGTATGCTCGAAGTATATCATCAGATTGGATTTTCATTTCGGACTTTTGGTGCCATTATTGTCACCAGCTTTTCTGATACTGCTACCCAGGCAGAGAAAAAGGAAGCCACGGATGGTATCGGAGGACCGGTTGCCATCGGGAAAGTATTTGTTGATATGGTACGAAATGGAGTTGATGTGCGAGCAGTACTTGTGATGATCGCGATGATCTCTCTGAGTCTCTGAGTCTTTAATCTCCTCCCATTACCAGCACTTGATGGAGGTCGTTGCCTGCTGGTTCTCGTCAATCAGGGTATACATTGCATAGCGCCGAGATTCAAGATATCTCCTCGTATTGAACAGATAATTCATTCCCTTGGTTTTATACTCTTGATAATAGCGAGCGTACTGGTAACCTGGAAGGATATATTTACTCGTTAG
- a CDS encoding ATP-binding cassette domain-containing protein yields the protein MKLLNITAGYQKKPVIKHFTFNINPGDWIFLTGPSGSGKSTFLQILFGNLPPLHGSVIDDTLRDIYQLSPSHLRAYRRTCGMIFQDHKLIEYKTVAENIAYAMEMCSYGTTLIKKRVPELLHYVGLTHKKDSFPKQLSGGEAQRVAIARALIHSPKMILADEPTGNLDYANTVKIIELLKTIHAQGTTIIFATHDLALIKLVSGAKVLDIKALG from the coding sequence ATGAAACTCCTCAACATCACTGCCTGATATCAGAAAAAACCAGTTATTAAACATTTCACGTTTAATATCAATCCAGGTGATTGGATTTTTTTGACTGGTCCTTCAGGGAGTGGAAAGTCGACATTTTTGCAAATACTTTTCGGGAATCTCCCACCACTGCACGGGTCAGTGATAGATGACACTCTTCGAGATATCTACCAGCTCAGTCCTTCTCATCTACGAGCGTATCGACGAACGTGCGGAATGATATTTCAGGATCATAAACTGATAGAATATAAGACCGTTGCAGAAAATATCGCGTATGCCATGGAGATGTGCTCGTATGGTACAACTCTGATCAAGAAGCGAGTGCCTGAACTCCTTCATTATGTCGGATTGACGCATAAAAAAGACTCCTTCCCTAAGCAGCTTTCTGGATGAGAAGCACAAAGAGTAGCGATCGCACGAGCACTGATTCACAGTCCCAAAATGATTCTGGCAGATGAGCCAACAGGGAATCTCGATTACGCAAATACAGTGAAGATCATAGAGCTCCTCAAAACTATCCATGCACAAGGAACGACAATTATTTTTGCAACCCATGATCTTGCCCTCATTAAGCTGGTTTCTGGTGCGAAGGTATTGGATATTAAGGCGTTAGGGTAA
- the gatC gene encoding Asp-tRNA(Asn)/Glu-tRNA(Gln) amidotransferase subunit GatC, giving the protein MIPTQDQVRHVAKLSRLHLTEEEVILYQSQLSDIFGYIDKLSEIDVSHISETKHASRYQMNLRPDVINMMDDPEKLIAVTEQEVIGNHVAITNIMKRR; this is encoded by the coding sequence ATGATTCCAACGCAAGACCAAGTACGACATGTGGCAAAACTGAGTCGTCTTCACCTCACAGAAGAGGAAGTAATCCTCTACCAATCACAGCTTTCTGATATCTTTGGCTATATCGACAAACTCTCTGAGATCGATGTCTCTCACATATCCGAAACAAAACATGCCTCCAGATATCAGATGAATCTCCGACCAGATGTCATCAACATGATGGATGATCCTGAAAAACTGATAGCTGTCACAGAGCAAGAAGTCATCGGTAATCATGTCGCTATTACCAATATTATGAAACGGCGATAA
- a CDS encoding S-layer homology domain-containing protein → MRKTFLISSLFFLLSSFGIVLAYTVADENNANYLAGEHIIMDHSDAPIQYRFDDKIIRQEMVGIALKIKGITIPSEYVCKKYFSDVTGNDWVCGAVELAADNGIVSRGNATFRPKDFVTRAEALAMLSGVVCLPKLTAKEYAFLEEAFPELVDQHSNKTTWQKALWETLSFGTKDIGLSAMDSTLTMTEAQKTQSNEPNTDTTRAGVFAFGEYFLSYQKKYGTCETTARQPIIFSTDDVTSVPNKTTGKSNSAGTYTVQYSDALVSGEVRYAGVMNAGVRTSKPFSWDFLTSTKETLLTQKKLQFFSVGTTRFGALYAYESPDFYRVKIFEYGNFGVKDVQFYDPAKKIDLSDDARAAGSNNPSMEEYTSKGLRLEGSSLFLESYDSTLGKSRLKKYQYSDGVFIRIGDVVI, encoded by the coding sequence ATGCGAAAAACCTTCCTTATTTCTTCTCTCTTCTTTCTTCTCTCTTCTTTTGGAATCGTTCTTGCTTATACAGTTGCAGATGAAAATAATGCAAATTATTTGGCAGGTGAACATATCATTATGGATCATTCGGATGCCCCCATTCAGTATCGATTTGATGATAAAATTATTCGACAAGAGATGGTGGGTATCGCACTCAAGATAAAGTGAATTACGATACCGAGCGAGTATGTCTGTAAGAAATATTTTTCTGATGTGACGGGTAATGATTGGGTATGCTGAGCCGTAGAACTCGCGGCTGATAATGGGATTGTGAGTCGATGAAATGCGACATTCCGTCCAAAAGATTTTGTCACACGAGCCGAAGCTCTTGCGATGCTCAGTGGTGTCGTCTGTTTGCCAAAACTCACGGCAAAAGAATATGCTTTTTTAGAGGAAGCATTCCCTGAACTCGTCGACCAACATAGCAATAAAACTACTTGGCAAAAAGCTCTCTGGGAAACACTTTCTTTTGGAACCAAAGATATCGGACTCTCCGCGATGGATAGCACTCTCACTATGACAGAAGCACAAAAAACACAATCCAATGAGCCAAATACCGATACCACACGAGCAGGAGTCTTTGCGTTTGGTGAATACTTTCTCTCCTACCAAAAAAAATACGGAACCTGCGAAACGACTGCACGACAGCCAATTATCTTCTCAACCGATGATGTCACCAGCGTCCCAAATAAAACTACAGGGAAATCTAATTCTGCTGGTACCTACACCGTGCAGTATTCTGATGCTCTCGTCTCTGGGGAAGTCAGATACGCAGGTGTGATGAATGCTGGGGTCCGTACTTCAAAACCTTTTTCTTGGGATTTCCTGACTTCTACCAAAGAAACACTTCTTACTCAGAAGAAACTCCAATTCTTCTCTGTTGGTACGACACGATTTGGCGCTCTCTACGCCTATGAAAGCCCAGATTTTTACCGTGTTAAGATTTTTGAATACGGTAATTTCTGAGTAAAAGATGTCCAATTCTATGACCCTGCAAAAAAAATCGATCTCTCTGATGATGCTCGTGCCGCTGGCAGCAATAATCCAAGCATGGAAGAATATACCTCAAAGGGGCTCCGTCTAGAAGGAAGCTCCCTCTTCCTCGAGTCGTATGATAGTACTCTCGGTAAATCACGACTGAAAAAGTATCAGTATTCTGATGGCGTCTTTATCCGAATCGGTGATGTCGTCATCTAA